A window of the Pseudophryne corroboree isolate aPseCor3 unplaced genomic scaffold, aPseCor3.hap2 scaffold_613, whole genome shotgun sequence genome harbors these coding sequences:
- the LOC135035820 gene encoding gastrula zinc finger protein XlCGF26.1-like — protein sequence MAGRHDPKWQPPHFPISPPGSSDYGQPVLSPEVVGAVHLCDWESKCSLLSQKLLQECFAHKSYLIKHQRSHTGEKPFSCSECGKCVTRKSQLVAHQRRHTGERPFPCSECGKSFIQKSQLVKHQRSHTGENTFPCSECGKCFTPKSYLVIHQRSHTGERPFPCSECGKCFTRKSYLVKHQQSHTGENTFPCSECGKCFAHKSYLIEHQRSHTGERPFPCSECVKCFGHKADLIKHQRSHTGEKPFSCSECGKCVTRKSQLVAHQRRHTGERPFPCSECGKSFIQKSHLVKHQRSHTGENTFPCSECGKCFTPKSYLVIHQRSHTGERPFPCSECGKCFTQKSHLFRHQKSHTGENPFSCSECGKCFTQKSYLVIHQRSHTGERPFPCSECGKCFIKKSALVTHQRSHTGENIFPCSECGKCFAHKSYLIKHQRSHTGEKPFLCSECGKYFTQKSHLVRHQKSHTGEKPFSCSECGKCFTRKSHLVIHQRIHTGENPFPCSECGKCFGHKSDLIKHYRSHTGEKPFSCSECGKCFTRKSQLVTHQRSHTGEKPFPCSECGKFFGHKSDLIKHYRSHTGEKPFSCS from the exons ATGGCCGGGCGCcatgatccaaaatggcagccacctcacttcccaatatcaccaCCGGGCTCCAGTGACtatgggcagcccgttctgtccccagaaGTAGTGGGAGCTGTGCACCTGTGTGATTGGGAGAGCAAGTGCTCCCTCCTGAGCCAAAAGCTCCTCCAAG aatgttttgcacataaatcatatcttattaaacatcagagaagtcacacaggtgagaagccattttcttgctctgagtgcgggaaatgtgttacacggaaatcacaacttgttgcacatcagcgaagacacacaggtgagaggccatttccatgttctgagtgtggaaaatcttttatacagaaatcacaacttgttaaacatcagcgaagtcacacaggtgagaatacatttccatgttctgagtgtgggaaatgttttacacccaaatcgtatcttgttatacatcagagaagtcacacaggtgagaggccatttccatgttctgagtgtgggaaatgttttacacggaaatcatatcttgttaaacatcagcaaagtcacacaggtgagaatacatttccatgttctgagtgtgggaaatgttttgcacataaatcatatcttattgaacatcagagaagtcacacaggtgagaggccattcccatgttctgagtgtgtaaAATGTTTTGGACACAaagcagatcttattaaacatcaaagaagtcacacaggtgagaagccattttcttgctctgagtgtgggaaatgtgttacacggaaatcacaacttgttgcacatcagcgaagacacacaggtgagaggccatttccatgttctgagtgtgggaaatcttttatACAGAAATcgcatcttgttaaacatcagcgaagtcacacaggtgagaatacatttccatgttctgagtgtgggaaatgttttacacccaaatcgtatcttgttatacatcagagaagtcacacaggtgagaggccatttccatgttctgagtgtgggaaatgttttacacagaaatcacacctttttagacatcagaaaagtcacacaggagagaatccattttcttgctctgagtgtgggaaatgttttacacagaaatcatatcttgttatacatcagagaagtcacacaggtgagaggccatttccatgttctgagtgtgggaaatgttttataaagaaatcagctcttgttacacatcagagaagtcacacaggtgagaatatatttccatgttctgagtgtgggaaatgttttgcacataaatcatatcttattaaacatcagagaagtcacacaggtgagaagccatttctatgttctgagtgtgggaaatattttacacagaaatcacatcttgttagacatcagaaaagtcacacaggtgagaaaccattttcttgctcggagtgtgggaaatgttttacacggaaatcgcatcttgttatacatcagcgaattcacacaggtgagaatccatttccatgttctgagtgtggaaaatgttttggacacaaatcagatcttattaaacattatagaagtcacacag gtgagaagcctttttcttgctctgagtgtgggaaatgttttacacggaaatcacaacttgttacacatcagcgaagtcacacaggtgagaagccatttccatgttctgagtgtgggaaattttttggacacaaatcagatcttattaaacattatagaagtcacacaggtgagaagccattttcttgctcttag